Proteins encoded by one window of Astatotilapia calliptera chromosome 13, fAstCal1.2, whole genome shotgun sequence:
- the cxcl12a gene encoding chemokine (C-X-C motif) ligand 12a (stromal cell-derived factor 1) isoform X2, whose product MDVKLLAVVAVLMVMIYAPPAQAKPISLVERCYCRSTVNTVPRNYIRELRFIHTPNCPFQVIAKLKSNKEVCVNPEIRWLQQYLKNALNK is encoded by the exons ATGGATGTGAAACTACTGGCGGTCGTGGCTGTACTCATGGTGATGATATATGCACCTCCAGCGCAAG CAAAGCCCATCAGCCTGGTGGAGAGATGCTACTGCCGTTCAACAGTCAACACCGTCCCACGAAACTACATCCGAGAACTTAGGTTCATCCACACACCCAACTGCCCCTTCCAAGTGAT TGCCAAGCTGAAGTCAAACAAGGAGGTGTGCGTGAACCCTGAGATCCGGTGGCTGCAGCAGTACCTGAAGAACGCTCTCAACAAGTAA
- the LOC113034556 gene encoding C-X-C motif chemokine 9-like, with protein sequence MKLNPQSVCAFAILSLCCVLITVRESSSTFIPGRCVCPKTQQGVRGQLKALKVLLPSSTCHNVTVIVTLQRNNKSLCLNPEAPMAKQLIRCWLRVQQLGRDAKLCLQRKKRRGGQRQQTRQRRKGQNRKVSS encoded by the exons ATGAAGCTTAATCCTCAGTCCGTCTGTGCGTTCGCTATCCTTAGCCTTTGCTGTGTACTGATCACAG TGAGAGAGTCAAGCAGCACATTTATCCCGGGGAGATGTGTTtgtccaaaaacacaacagggtGTCAGAGGTCAACTGAAGGCACTCAAAGTGTTACTACCAAGCTCCACTTGTCACAACGTCACAGTCAT AGTCACCCTGCAAAGAAACAATAAATCACTGTGCCTGAATCCAGAAGCGCCAATGGCCAAACAGCTGATTCGCTGCTGGCTTAG AGTTCAGCAGTTGGGTCGTGATGCAAAACTGTGTCTacaaaggaagaaaaggagaggGGGCCAACGCCAGCAGACTCGACAGAGGAGAAAAGGCCAAAACAGGAAAGTCTCATCCTGA
- the cxcl12a gene encoding chemokine (C-X-C motif) ligand 12a (stromal cell-derived factor 1) isoform X1, protein MDVKLLAVVAVLMVMIYAPPAQAKPISLVERCYCRSTVNTVPRNYIRELRFIHTPNCPFQVIAKLKSNKEVCVNPEIRWLQQYLKNALNKMKKTKQGN, encoded by the exons ATGGATGTGAAACTACTGGCGGTCGTGGCTGTACTCATGGTGATGATATATGCACCTCCAGCGCAAG CAAAGCCCATCAGCCTGGTGGAGAGATGCTACTGCCGTTCAACAGTCAACACCGTCCCACGAAACTACATCCGAGAACTTAGGTTCATCCACACACCCAACTGCCCCTTCCAAGTGAT TGCCAAGCTGAAGTCAAACAAGGAGGTGTGCGTGAACCCTGAGATCCGGTGGCTGCAGCAGTACCTGAAGAACGCTCTCAACAA
- the tmem72 gene encoding transmembrane protein 72 translates to MGSLERIWWIVVECTCRLLGISTSTVLCAVGVETLHQGEFNSLGIYLIVSFIGIMILELAYFLDSLLSMCLPCPPDWKLFLLWGKMARIGGFHKFLYYSIMSVVCFLHPVLVWHAIIPGTMLLVTAFFNFILSKKTKTKPPKSPQESFTNQGPTAVFVTESTGSDGTFSFFHMVTGRRGQGLAPTSRDNCLSTGERGDNIQAMLELEQTTAPKDTDGERRRRWKEKRLLCFRSGEEPVEREMEEMDGYCEPDTTSDTAPMITD, encoded by the exons ATGGGGAGCTTAGAGAGAATATGGTGGATTGTAGTCGAGTGCACCTGCAGGCTCCTTGGCATTTCTACATCCACAG TGTTGTGTGCTGTGGGAGTGGAAACACTACATCAGGGAGAATTCAACAGCCTTGGCATCTATCTAAT AGTCTCATTTATTGGGATCATGATTCTTGAACTAGCCTATTTCCTGGATTCTCTCCTGTCCATGTGTCTGCC CTGCCCTCCAGACTGGAAGTTGTTTTTACTGTGGGGGAAGATGGCTCGCATTGGAGGCTTTCATAAGTTCCTATACTACTCCATCATGTCAGTGGTCTGTTTCCTGCACCCTGTGCTGGTGTGGCATGCAATCATCCCAG GAACAATGCTTCTGGTGACAGCCTTTTTCAACTTCATACTGAGCAAGAAAACAAAGACCAAACCTCCCAAAAGCCCGCAGGAGAGCTTCACCAACCAAGGCCCAACTGCTGTCTTTGTGACAGAAAGCACGGGCTCAGACGGCACCTTCTCATTCTTCCATATGGTGACAGGCAGGAGAGGGCAGGGGCTGGCACCAACAAGCAGAGACAACTGCCTCAGCAccggagagagaggagacaacATCCAGGCTATGCTGGAGCTGGAGCAGACAACAGCACCTAAAGACACAGAtggggaaaggaggaggaggtggaaagAGAAGAGACTATTATGCTTTAGAAGTGGGGAGGAGCCTGTGGAGAGGGAGATGGAAGAGATGGATGGATACTGTGAGCCAGACACCACCTCAGACACTGCACCTATGATTACTGACTGA